TTTTTTCTTTTTCAGCTACAAATAGAGTCTTTAAAATTTCGACTAAAAAAATTATACGTAAACTAATTAAATACTTTTTATTACTGTTATCACTCAAACTTGCCACGTGGATGGCACTCTTGGTATTCTTCTTATTATTCAGCCATCTCTAAAGCTATTTTCATCATATTAGTAAAGGCTTCTTGTCTTTCTTCAGAGGTAGTTAATTCATGAGTTACTAAATTATCTGAAACCGTTAATAAACAAGCTGCCTTCTTACCCAATACATTTGCATTATGGAATAGCGCAAATGATTCCATTTCTACTGAAGTACAACCATGAGTTTCATAAATATCTTTATACTCATCAAAATTTTCGCGATAAAATACATCAGATGAGTGAACTCTATGCTTATGAACTTTAATTCCTAAATCCTCTGCAATTTTCTCCAACTTAATATTTAGCGTAAGCGATGCAGCAATTATATCATCTTTGCATCCACTTTGAACTTTTGCGTAAGTGGATTCACTCCAAGCGTCAGTGGTAAGTATTACATCATATAAGTTTAAATCAGCAGTATAAGCACCACATGACCCAATTCTTATAATATTTTCTACCCCATAAAAATTATACAGTTCATAGGAGTAGATACCAATACTAGGCATACCCATCCCACTAGCCATTACAGAAATCCTACGCCCTTTATATGTACCCGTGTATCCAAATACATTACGGACATTATTAAATTTTTCAACATTTTCTAAAAATGTTTCTGCAATAAATTGGGCACGTAATGGATCTCCCGGCATTAATACTGTTTTTGCAATAATCCCCTCGTTTTTTACTTCAATATGTGCTGTTGGTATCATATCGAAACCTCCTTATAATTATATTTAGTTTGAAAAATATAGTGAAAAATATAGTAAATTGAATAATAACCTATTGTTATTTAATTATACATTAATCATTATACCAAAAATATTAATATAAAAAAATGCCATATGTCACTTTTTTATATTAATATTTTCACCTAATATTTTCACGCAATTCAATATATTTATTCTATTTTTATATTATACATGTTAAATTTATGATTTTGATGACTAAGTACATATACACAATTAGTTTTACAACACAGACTGATATCATCTATTTGATATTTCTATAGTTGCTCTATGTTCTATATGAATTATCTATTAGATATACACATTACTTTATTATATAATAAATAGGGCTAATAATAGCTTAAGTAATAAATCCACTTTGGTGTCTTAAATATATGTTATTATTATTATTATTAGTAGTAGTAATTACAATAACAATTGAAATTGGAATTGTTCCTATATTAGCATCTAAAACAGATTGAATAATTTTTAGCTATGCAAGATTGCTAAAAGGAGGTTTTTATGAGCAAAAAAATCATGAATATTTTCAAGGTAATATCCCTTTTAATAATTGTTTCAATTGTTATGTGTGCCTTTTGCAATATTGAAACTCTACGTCAGTGCACCCCCGAAAATATGAAAGCTTTTATAGATTCTTATGGGATGTTCTCACCTGTAATCTATATAATTTTATTTACTTTTGTACCCCTTACACTTTTTCCAGATTCAATTCTTGCAATTGCAGGCGGTATGTGTTTTGGAATGATGGGTGGCTTTATTTACACAATGATTGGGGCTATTTTAGGAGGCACGCTTTCTTTTTTTCTAGCTAGTACATTAGGTCATAAGGTATTTAACAAATTCATAAAAAAGGACTTATCAAATTTAGAAAACTCCATTAAAAATAGTGGCTTTTTACTGGTGTTCATACTTAGATTAATCCCCCTTTTTCCCTTTGATATAATTAGCTATGCAGCAGGCTTTTCAGGGGTAAAGTTTAAAGACTTTGCTTTAGCTACACTTTTAGGTATAATACCTGGTATATTTATTTTTGTAAATATCGGAGATAAAGCAACGGATATTAGATCTTCTAGTTTCTATGTGTCTTTAGCACTTTTAGTAGGACTTATTGTAATATCCTATGTTCTAAAAAAGAAAATTTCATTACAGAAAATTAAGGGCTAGTGTTATAATTCCAATATTAATAAAGACTATTATAATAAAACTTGATTTATTCTTTTATTATAGTAGTCTTTTATATGTATTTTATTTTTAAGTTTGCAAGTTAGATTTACTTACACCGTTGTTTTATTTAATAAGTCTTTTATACCTTTAGTGGCATCAAGTAGCGGCGCTATAGATTTATCATAATTCAGGTTGTTTATTATACTGGCAATAAATCCAGACATATCAACTTCACGGAACCATTTAGCCTCTTTAACCTCTTTAGGAATATAGGTTAAATTTGTTGAATATATTCTTTCAATTAAACCCTCTTCATAAAATTTATTAAATTTTTCAATACCTTCAGTAAATAATGCAAAAGTTGCTGTAACAAATATTCTTTTTGCTTTACGTTTTTTTAATTCTAATACTATATCGAATATTGATTCTCCAGAAGCTATCATGTCATCAACTATCAATACGTCCTGTCCTTCTACTTCTCTTCCCATATATTCATGTTGCACTATTGGATTTTTACCATTTACTACTTTTGAATGGTCTCTCCTTTTGTAGAAAAGTCCTATGTCAAGACCAATCACACTAGAATAATAAACAGCTCTATCCATTGCACCTGTATCTGGACTTATCACGAGCACCTTTGCCTTATCTATTAATAGTTCGGGTTCCTCTTTTAAAATCGTTTTCACTATTTCGTAAGTTGGATATAAATTATCAAAAGATATCAGTGGTATTGCATTTTGAACGTTTGGATCGTGAACATCAAAGGTTATAATATCATTAACCCCTAATCTTTCTAATTCTTGAAGTGCAATGGCGCAATCAAGAGATTCTCTACGTTTTCGTCTATGCTGCCTGCTTGCATATAGTAATGGCATT
This DNA window, taken from Clostridium estertheticum, encodes the following:
- the deoD gene encoding purine-nucleoside phosphorylase; translated protein: MIPTAHIEVKNEGIIAKTVLMPGDPLRAQFIAETFLENVEKFNNVRNVFGYTGTYKGRRISVMASGMGMPSIGIYSYELYNFYGVENIIRIGSCGAYTADLNLYDVILTTDAWSESTYAKVQSGCKDDIIAASLTLNIKLEKIAEDLGIKVHKHRVHSSDVFYRENFDEYKDIYETHGCTSVEMESFALFHNANVLGKKAACLLTVSDNLVTHELTTSEERQEAFTNMMKIALEMAE
- a CDS encoding TVP38/TMEM64 family protein — its product is MSKKIMNIFKVISLLIIVSIVMCAFCNIETLRQCTPENMKAFIDSYGMFSPVIYIILFTFVPLTLFPDSILAIAGGMCFGMMGGFIYTMIGAILGGTLSFFLASTLGHKVFNKFIKKDLSNLENSIKNSGFLLVFILRLIPLFPFDIISYAAGFSGVKFKDFALATLLGIIPGIFIFVNIGDKATDIRSSSFYVSLALLVGLIVISYVLKKKISLQKIKG
- a CDS encoding ribose-phosphate pyrophosphokinase, with protein sequence MDIKELPSMPYCSLGIMALESSSELGYRINELLMEKRSKNDNGSMNYDLGKEKSFLINMTDTRFSNGEGKIIIEDSVRGKDIFILADVGNYSCTYTMYGFENHKSPDDHFQDIKRVLSALGGKARRITVIMPLLYASRQHRRKRRESLDCAIALQELERLGVNDIITFDVHDPNVQNAIPLISFDNLYPTYEIVKTILKEEPELLIDKAKVLVISPDTGAMDRAVYYSSVIGLDIGLFYKRRDHSKVVNGKNPIVQHEYMGREVEGQDVLIVDDMIASGESIFDIVLELKKRKAKRIFVTATFALFTEGIEKFNKFYEEGLIERIYSTNLTYIPKEVKEAKWFREVDMSGFIASIINNLNYDKSIAPLLDATKGIKDLLNKTTV